Proteins encoded within one genomic window of Manduca sexta isolate Smith_Timp_Sample1 chromosome 18, JHU_Msex_v1.0, whole genome shotgun sequence:
- the LOC115441625 gene encoding spliceosome-associated protein CWC27 homolog isoform X1: MSNIYIQEPPALGKVLLKTSAGEIDIELWTKETPKACRNFIQLCLEGYYNGTIFHRVVPGFIVQGGDPNGDGTGGDSIYGEPFKDEFHSRLRFNRRGLVAMANAGKDDNGSQFFITLAATPELQNKHTIFGKVTGETIYNVLKLAEGLIGPDDRPEHPHKITSTTVLINPFTDIVPRVTEAKVEEAPKKKKKERQGIKNFGLLSFGEEAEEDEGEAQEYRGKPKSTHDLLEDPKLSKKTAAELELEQDSNMELSNKEEEIKKEETAAAVSNIRDKLSSKKRERSSDRDSKRRKEEEEEKESESEEEYYIGKERDMERQKERDRIRGEIRQLKKEMKGSKEEKVKEQTDKEDTKLKTLEEDNEMYKKFVEEQEKYKKIKEKIPKKGAARHRRTKVERKPPKRKPWVKNLYENRDYPDNYTDSKFLEDLRKNLHVEKVGLYEAIIGSFRVAIRLCICVLYAVLFVYMYNNWINTQTVIYLSSTVTAISYLLYVTAEGSAILRHLQTVLVYIVFGYLLSPILHTLTDTVSTDTIYAWAVIMMVIHLMFFDYDVPAAFVSKSLSINAAIFGSVCLVSRLSTPFDAFILLTVSVLFFVLSPQLFKVYLRTKLFILLFLITLLLTVVTLYTVSVTLLWYFIAVVSVLCVYCPVMFVKWQKYKDNIHGPWDEAVINDSDDLEECLGSEVR, from the exons ATGAGTAATATTTACATCCAAGAACCGCCTGCTCTAGGCAAG gtTCTGCTAAAGACCTCTGCAGGTGAAATTGATATTGAGTTATGGACTAAAGAAACACCGAAAGCCTGTCGAAACTTCATACAACTCTGCTTGGAAGGATATTATAATG GTACAATCTTCCATAGAGTAGTGCCAGGGTTCATAGTGCAGGGAGGTGATCCAAATGGAGATGGGACTGGAGGGGATTCTATTTATGGAGAACCTTTTAAG gatGAATTCCATTCCCGCCTACGTTTCAACCGGCGAGGTCTGGTTGCAATGGCCAATGCGGGCAAAGATGACAATGGATCACAATTCTTTATTACGCTTGCGGCAACACCTgaactacaaaataaacacaCTATATTTGGAAAAGTTACTG gAGAGACAATATACAATGTTCTGAAGCTGGCTGAGGGACTTATAGGCCCTGATGACCGACCAGAGCACCCACACAAGATCACAAGCACTACGGTGTTGATCAACCCTTTCACTGACATAGTGCCACGCGTGACTGAGGCTAAAGTTGAAGAGGCCccgaaaaagaagaagaaagaacgACAGGGCATTAA AAATTTCGGCTTGCTTTCTTTTGGCGAGGAGGCTGAAGAAGATGAGGGTGAGGCTCAAGAGTACCGCGGCAAGCCGAAGTCTACACATGACCTGCTAGAAGACCCCAAACTAAGCAAAAAGACTGCTGCag AGTTAGAGCTAGAACAAGATTCAAATATGGAACTATCAAataaagaagaagaaataaagaaagaagaaaCTGCAGCAGCAGTAAGCAATATTAGAGATAAATTGAGTTCTAAAAAGAGAGAAAGAAGTTCGGATAGAGATAGTAAGAGAAGAaaggaagaagaagaagaaaaggaGAGTGAGTCTGAAGAAGAATATTATATTGGCAAGGAGAGGGATATGGAACGCCAGAAAGAAAG GGATAGAATAAGAGGCGAGATCAGACAATTGAAGAAGGAGATGAAAGGCTCCAAAGAAGAGAAAGTTAAAGAACAAACTGATAAAGAAGATACGAAATTAAAGACATTGGAAGAAGACaatgaaatgtataaaaaatttgtAGAAGAGCAAgagaaatataagaaaattaaagagAAGATACCAAAGAAGGGTGCTGccag ACACCGTCGAACGAAGGTCGAACGAAAACCACCGAAAAGAAAACCGTGGGTGAAGAATTTATACGAAAATCGAGATTATCCGGACAATTACACCGATTCTAAATTCTTAGAGGATCTTCGCAAGAACTTACACGTTGAAAAAGTCGGATTATACGAAGCTATAATAGGATCGTTTCGAGTCGCTATACGATTATGTATATGTGTTCTTTATGCTGTGTTATTCGTCTATATGTACAATAACTGGATAAATACACAAACAGTTATTTATCTGTCATCAACCGTTACCGCTATCAGTTATTTGCTATACGTTACCGCTGAAGGAAGTGCTATTTTGAGACATTTACAAACGGTATTAGTATATATCGTTTTTGGTTATTTGCTATCACCGATTTTGCATACATTAACTGATACGGTCAGTACAGACACAATATATGCATGGGCTGTTATTATGATGGTGATTCATTTGATGTTTTTTGATTATGATGTTCCAGCAGCGTTTGTTTCAAAGTCTCTGTCAATAAATGCGGCCATTTTTGGCTCAGTCTGTCTAGTTTCTCGCCTGTCTACTCCTTTCGATgcctttatattattaacagttTCGGTTTTGTTCTTTGTTTTAAGCCCACAGttgtttaaagtatatttacgGACGAAGTTATTTATACTGCTATTTTTAATAACGTTATTATTAACGGTTGTAACGTTGTACACAGTTTCAGTAACGTTATTGTGGTATTTTATTGCGGTTGTCAGTGTATTGTGTGTGTACTGCCCTGTAATGTTTGTAAAGTGGCAGAAATATAAGGATAACATACACGGGCCGTGGGATGAGGCGGTTATTAACGATTCTGACGATTTAGAGGAATGTTTAGGGAGTGAAGTTAGGTGA
- the LOC115441625 gene encoding spliceosome-associated protein CWC27 homolog isoform X2, translated as MSNIYIQEPPALGKVLLKTSAGEIDIELWTKETPKACRNFIQLCLEGYYNGTIFHRVVPGFIVQGGDPNGDGTGGDSIYGEPFKDEFHSRLRFNRRGLVAMANAGKDDNGSQFFITLAATPELQNKHTIFGKVTGETIYNVLKLAEGLIGPDDRPEHPHKITSTTVLINPFTDIVPRVTEAKVEEAPKKKKKERQGIKNFGLLSFGEEAEEDEGEAQEYRGKPKSTHDLLEDPKLSKKTAAELELEQDSNMELSNKEEEIKKEETAAAVSNIRDKLSSKKRERSSDRDSKRRKEEEEEKESESEEEYYIGKERDMERQKERDRIRGEIRQLKKEMKGSKEEKVKEQTDKEDTKLKTLEEDNEMYKKFVEEQEKYKKIKEKIPKKGAAREDFTLQLLAKFKSKLHAIKEKNETEGEKEPTTSEAVKDDENFNTDDWLGHKLCFEDKGAVLAKDASTKGDDWFDIYDPRNPINKRKREKVDKQNKK; from the exons ATGAGTAATATTTACATCCAAGAACCGCCTGCTCTAGGCAAG gtTCTGCTAAAGACCTCTGCAGGTGAAATTGATATTGAGTTATGGACTAAAGAAACACCGAAAGCCTGTCGAAACTTCATACAACTCTGCTTGGAAGGATATTATAATG GTACAATCTTCCATAGAGTAGTGCCAGGGTTCATAGTGCAGGGAGGTGATCCAAATGGAGATGGGACTGGAGGGGATTCTATTTATGGAGAACCTTTTAAG gatGAATTCCATTCCCGCCTACGTTTCAACCGGCGAGGTCTGGTTGCAATGGCCAATGCGGGCAAAGATGACAATGGATCACAATTCTTTATTACGCTTGCGGCAACACCTgaactacaaaataaacacaCTATATTTGGAAAAGTTACTG gAGAGACAATATACAATGTTCTGAAGCTGGCTGAGGGACTTATAGGCCCTGATGACCGACCAGAGCACCCACACAAGATCACAAGCACTACGGTGTTGATCAACCCTTTCACTGACATAGTGCCACGCGTGACTGAGGCTAAAGTTGAAGAGGCCccgaaaaagaagaagaaagaacgACAGGGCATTAA AAATTTCGGCTTGCTTTCTTTTGGCGAGGAGGCTGAAGAAGATGAGGGTGAGGCTCAAGAGTACCGCGGCAAGCCGAAGTCTACACATGACCTGCTAGAAGACCCCAAACTAAGCAAAAAGACTGCTGCag AGTTAGAGCTAGAACAAGATTCAAATATGGAACTATCAAataaagaagaagaaataaagaaagaagaaaCTGCAGCAGCAGTAAGCAATATTAGAGATAAATTGAGTTCTAAAAAGAGAGAAAGAAGTTCGGATAGAGATAGTAAGAGAAGAaaggaagaagaagaagaaaaggaGAGTGAGTCTGAAGAAGAATATTATATTGGCAAGGAGAGGGATATGGAACGCCAGAAAGAAAG GGATAGAATAAGAGGCGAGATCAGACAATTGAAGAAGGAGATGAAAGGCTCCAAAGAAGAGAAAGTTAAAGAACAAACTGATAAAGAAGATACGAAATTAAAGACATTGGAAGAAGACaatgaaatgtataaaaaatttgtAGAAGAGCAAgagaaatataagaaaattaaagagAAGATACCAAAGAAGGGTGCTGccag AGAAGACTTTACACTGCAACTGCTGGCGAAGTTTAAATCGAAATTGCACGCGATTAAAGAGAAGAATGAAACAGAAGGAGAGAAAGAGCCGACGACCTCGGAAGCTGTTAAGGATGACGAAAATTTCAATACTGATGATTG GTTGGGTCACAAACTATGCTTCGAGGACAAAGGCGCGGTGTTGGCAAAGGATGCGTCCACTAAAGGCGACGATTGGTTCGATATTTACGATCCAAGGAACCCAATCAACAAGAGAAAGAGGGAGAAAGTAGataaacagaataaaaaataa